From Bosea sp. NBC_00550, the proteins below share one genomic window:
- the dapB gene encoding 4-hydroxy-tetrahydrodipicolinate reductase — MRLVVVGAAGRMGRMLIRAIDQAEGCRLAAAVERPGSAVIGEDAGVLAGLPSRGLKVTGDAAAAFANADGVLDFTAPAATVAFADLAAEAGILHVVGTTGLEPSHLARLAEAAQRTPIVRSGNMSLGVNLLAALVRKVAATLGTDWDIEIVEMHHRMKVDAPSGTAVLLGEAAAEGRAVDLAQQRVAGRDGITGARESGTIGFAALRGGTVVGDHKVIFAGAGERLELAHVAEDRSLFAQGAVKAALWGKGRAPGLYSMADVLGLDTL, encoded by the coding sequence ATGCGTCTCGTCGTCGTCGGTGCCGCCGGGCGGATGGGCCGGATGCTGATCCGTGCGATCGACCAGGCCGAGGGCTGCCGGCTTGCGGCTGCCGTCGAGCGGCCGGGTTCGGCCGTCATCGGCGAGGATGCCGGTGTGCTCGCCGGCCTGCCATCGCGCGGCTTGAAGGTGACGGGGGATGCTGCAGCCGCCTTCGCCAACGCCGATGGCGTTCTCGACTTCACCGCCCCGGCGGCGACGGTCGCCTTCGCCGATCTCGCGGCGGAAGCCGGCATCCTCCATGTCGTCGGCACGACCGGGCTGGAGCCGTCCCATCTGGCGAGGCTGGCCGAGGCCGCTCAACGCACGCCGATCGTCCGTTCCGGCAATATGAGCCTCGGCGTCAATCTGCTGGCGGCACTGGTGCGCAAGGTCGCCGCGACGCTGGGCACCGATTGGGACATCGAGATCGTCGAGATGCACCATCGCATGAAGGTCGATGCTCCCTCCGGCACGGCGGTCCTGCTCGGCGAGGCGGCGGCCGAAGGCCGCGCGGTCGATCTGGCGCAGCAGCGCGTCGCCGGCCGCGACGGCATCACCGGCGCGCGCGAATCCGGCACGATCGGTTTTGCCGCTCTGCGCGGCGGCACCGTGGTCGGAGACCACAAGGTGATCTTCGCCGGCGCCGGCGAGCGGCTGGAATTGGCCCATGTCGCCGAGGATCGCAGCCTCTTCGCGCAGGGCGCGGTCAAGGCCGCGCTCTGGGGCAAAGGGCGGGCGCCCGGCCTCTATTCCATGGCCGATGTGCTCGGCCTCGACACGCTCTGA
- a CDS encoding alpha-ketoglutarate-dependent dioxygenase AlkB family protein: MTRVAVAPGVFHWPGRLAPVEQAALLAELRAVARKAPFFQPRMPKTGKPFSVRMTNCGTLGWVSDERGYRYQPLHPETGEPWPLMPAPLLDLWNELSGYPHPPEACLVNFYAGGAKMGLHQDRDEQEFDAPVLSVSLGDAAIFRIGGTARGGKTASLKLASGDVLLFGGEARLAYHGIDRILAGSSTLLPEGGRINLTLRRVTKP; this comes from the coding sequence ATGACCCGTGTCGCCGTCGCTCCGGGCGTGTTTCACTGGCCCGGCCGGCTCGCGCCGGTGGAGCAGGCTGCGTTGCTAGCGGAGCTGCGTGCGGTCGCGCGCAAGGCGCCATTCTTCCAGCCGCGCATGCCGAAGACGGGCAAGCCCTTCTCCGTCCGCATGACCAATTGCGGCACGCTCGGCTGGGTCTCCGACGAGCGAGGCTATCGCTACCAGCCGCTGCATCCCGAAACCGGCGAGCCCTGGCCGCTGATGCCCGCGCCGCTGCTCGATCTTTGGAACGAGCTCTCCGGCTATCCGCATCCGCCCGAGGCCTGCCTCGTCAATTTCTATGCGGGCGGCGCGAAGATGGGGCTGCATCAGGACCGTGACGAGCAGGAGTTCGATGCGCCCGTGTTGTCGGTCTCGCTCGGCGACGCCGCGATCTTCCGCATCGGCGGCACCGCGCGGGGCGGCAAGACGGCCTCGCTCAAGCTCGCTTCCGGCGATGTGCTGCTCTTCGGCGGCGAGGCGCGCCTGGCTTATCACGGCATCGACCGCATCCTCGCCGGCTCCTCGACGCTGTTGCCTGAGGGCGGGCGGATCAATCTGACGCTCAGGCGCGTGACGAAGCCGTAG
- a CDS encoding trimeric intracellular cation channel family protein, giving the protein MFEAAGVAIFALTGAIVAGRKGMDPFGFILLATVTGVGGGTLRDVLLGNSAFWVSDPIDVAVCVVVALCAWTTAYFRPGLLEGWGGRKVLIWADAAGLSLFAVIGTFKGLSAGAPVLSAVALGAMTASFGGILRDILAGDRPMVLWGGDFYVTAATAGAAVTAVLVGLGLPTAIIMLGGVATTFGLRAGSLLWGWSFPSLPGKL; this is encoded by the coding sequence GTGTTCGAGGCCGCCGGCGTCGCAATCTTCGCTCTGACCGGTGCGATCGTCGCTGGCCGCAAAGGGATGGATCCGTTCGGCTTCATCCTGCTTGCGACGGTCACCGGGGTCGGCGGCGGCACCTTGCGGGATGTCCTGCTCGGAAACAGCGCGTTCTGGGTGAGCGACCCCATCGATGTCGCGGTTTGCGTCGTGGTCGCGCTTTGCGCCTGGACCACGGCTTACTTCCGGCCAGGCCTGCTGGAAGGCTGGGGCGGCCGCAAGGTCTTGATCTGGGCGGACGCGGCCGGGCTCTCGCTCTTCGCGGTCATCGGCACGTTCAAGGGCCTTTCAGCCGGCGCACCCGTCCTTTCCGCCGTGGCACTCGGAGCCATGACCGCAAGTTTCGGCGGCATCCTGCGCGATATCCTGGCCGGCGACCGGCCGATGGTGCTGTGGGGCGGCGACTTCTACGTCACCGCGGCGACGGCGGGGGCGGCAGTGACCGCTGTGCTGGTCGGGCTTGGCCTTCCGACGGCCATCATCATGCTCGGCGGCGTGGCAACGACTTTCGGGCTACGAGCCGGCTCCCTGCTCTGGGGATGGTCGTTCCCGAGCCTGCCCGGAAAACTATAG
- the grpE gene encoding nucleotide exchange factor GrpE produces the protein MEETMTQKPATEDPNLDAAADAPEQAAATEAGPEALIAKLQAERDEFKDKVLRTLAEMENLRRRTEREIADAKAYAVTSFARDMLGSSDNLRRALESLPEAARSSAEGAVKTLYEGVELTERELLKTLERHGVRRIDPQGEKFDPNLHQAMFEAPDAEIAKGLVSKVVQVGYKIGERVLRPALVGVSAGAPKAAEPPADDTKH, from the coding sequence CTGGAAGAGACGATGACGCAGAAACCTGCGACGGAAGACCCCAATCTCGATGCGGCGGCCGATGCGCCCGAGCAGGCAGCGGCCACCGAGGCAGGCCCCGAGGCCCTGATCGCCAAGCTCCAGGCCGAGCGCGACGAGTTCAAGGACAAGGTCCTGCGCACGCTCGCCGAGATGGAGAATCTGCGCCGGCGTACCGAGCGTGAGATCGCCGATGCCAAGGCCTATGCGGTGACGAGCTTCGCGCGCGATATGCTCGGCTCCTCCGACAATCTGCGCCGGGCGCTGGAAAGCCTGCCCGAGGCGGCCCGCAGCAGCGCCGAGGGCGCAGTGAAGACCCTCTACGAAGGCGTCGAACTGACGGAGCGCGAGCTCCTGAAGACGCTGGAGCGCCACGGCGTGCGCCGGATCGACCCGCAGGGCGAGAAGTTCGATCCGAACCTGCATCAGGCGATGTTCGAGGCGCCCGACGCCGAGATCGCCAAGGGGCTGGTCTCCAAGGTCGTGCAGGTCGGCTACAAGATCGGCGAGCGCGTCCTGCGCCCGGCGCTGGTCGGCGTCTCGGCCGGTGCGCCGAAGGCAGCGGAGCCGCCTGCCGACGACACCAAACACTAA
- a CDS encoding [protein-PII] uridylyltransferase produces the protein MLHNPEAGVAGLFEAARRLDKAEKRLMLVSALRQLLDEGSASAKAILAGPRSGLACAHRLSAVMDAVVIGLHKAATSYFYPADNPSQSERIAVVAVGGYGRGTLAPGSDVDLLFLFPHKQTAWGESVVESMLYPLWDLKLKTGHSVRSIDDCVREARADMTIRTALLEARFLVGDRALFDEMTRRFDAEVVEGTAAAFTEAKLAERETRVQRAGTSRYLVEPNVKDGKGGLRDLNTLFWIAKYAYRVHDVRELVAAGLFDKEELQMFQRSEEFLWRVRCWMHFITGRAEERLSFDLQRQVAAAIGYAGRSGQAPVERFMKSYFLIAKDVGDLTAIVCAALEARQQKPRATLSRLLGSFTKRKRERSLGHRDFKLTSQRLNVVDDSAFERDPVNLLRLYEIASREDLAIHPDASRLVTQSLRLVTPGLRNEPEANRIFIEILTARRSPEVVLRRMNESGLLGRFIPDFGRVVAMMQFNMYHHYTVDEHLIRAIGVLAEIDAGVLEAEHPLANEIMPSIANRRALYVALFLHDIAKGRPDDHSMAGARIARKLGPRFGLTSAQTETVAWLVEHHLDMSTVAQSRDLGDPKTIESFAATVQTLERLKLLLILTVADIKAVGPGVWNGWKGQLLRTLYYETELVLAGGHSVVERKARVSMKQDGLRQRLADWSAEEREAYLARHYPAYWIKVDPEQQEKHARFLRKAELAGRTPATIVETDQFRGVTELTVLAPDHPRLLAIVTGACAAAGGNIVDAQIFTTSDGLVLDTISVSRAFDRDDDELRRAERIAAAIERALKGEIKIADLVAQRRAPPPRGQTFQVEPEVIIDNVLSARHTVLEVSGLDRPGLLYDLTTAIGKLNLNIASAHIATFGEKAVDVFYVTDLTHAKIVSTGRQLTIRKALLEVFKLEAEKAAPAKPKVPARA, from the coding sequence ATGCTGCATAATCCGGAGGCGGGTGTCGCGGGACTGTTCGAGGCCGCACGACGACTGGACAAGGCGGAGAAGCGCCTGATGCTGGTCAGCGCTCTGCGACAGTTGCTCGACGAGGGCTCCGCTTCGGCGAAGGCGATCCTTGCTGGTCCGCGCAGCGGGCTTGCCTGCGCGCACCGGCTGTCGGCGGTGATGGATGCCGTCGTCATCGGGCTGCACAAGGCCGCGACCTCCTATTTCTACCCTGCCGACAATCCCTCGCAATCGGAGCGGATCGCGGTCGTCGCAGTCGGCGGCTATGGCCGCGGCACGCTGGCGCCGGGCTCCGACGTCGACCTGCTCTTCCTGTTCCCGCACAAGCAGACGGCCTGGGGCGAGAGCGTGGTCGAGTCCATGCTCTACCCGCTCTGGGACCTGAAGTTGAAGACCGGCCATTCCGTGCGCTCGATCGACGATTGCGTGCGCGAGGCCCGCGCCGACATGACGATCCGAACCGCCCTGCTGGAAGCGCGCTTCCTCGTCGGCGACCGGGCGCTGTTCGACGAGATGACACGCCGCTTCGATGCCGAGGTTGTGGAAGGCACCGCCGCGGCCTTCACCGAGGCGAAGCTGGCCGAGCGCGAGACGCGGGTGCAGCGGGCCGGCACCTCGCGCTATCTGGTCGAGCCCAACGTCAAGGACGGCAAGGGCGGCCTGCGCGACCTCAACACACTGTTCTGGATCGCAAAGTATGCCTATCGCGTCCATGACGTGCGCGAGCTGGTCGCCGCCGGGCTCTTCGACAAGGAAGAGCTGCAGATGTTCCAGCGCTCGGAGGAGTTCCTCTGGCGCGTGCGCTGCTGGATGCATTTCATCACCGGGCGGGCCGAGGAGCGGCTGTCCTTCGACCTGCAGAGGCAGGTCGCCGCCGCGATCGGCTATGCGGGCCGCAGCGGGCAAGCGCCGGTCGAGCGCTTCATGAAATCCTACTTCCTCATTGCCAAGGATGTCGGCGACCTCACCGCCATCGTCTGTGCCGCGCTGGAGGCCCGCCAGCAGAAGCCGCGCGCGACGCTTTCGCGCCTGCTGGGCAGCTTCACCAAGCGCAAGCGCGAGCGCTCGCTCGGCCATCGCGATTTCAAGCTGACGAGCCAGCGCCTCAATGTCGTGGACGACAGCGCCTTCGAGCGCGATCCGGTCAACCTGCTGCGCCTCTACGAGATCGCCAGCCGCGAGGATCTCGCCATCCACCCGGATGCGAGCCGCCTCGTGACGCAGTCGCTCAGGCTGGTGACGCCGGGCCTGCGCAACGAGCCGGAGGCCAACCGGATCTTCATCGAGATCCTCACCGCCCGGCGCTCGCCGGAAGTCGTGCTCCGGCGCATGAACGAGTCGGGACTGCTCGGCCGCTTCATCCCGGATTTCGGCCGGGTCGTGGCGATGATGCAGTTCAACATGTACCACCACTATACGGTGGACGAGCATCTGATCCGGGCGATCGGCGTTTTGGCCGAGATCGATGCCGGCGTGCTCGAGGCGGAACATCCCCTCGCCAACGAGATCATGCCCAGCATCGCTAACCGGCGCGCGCTTTATGTCGCCCTGTTCCTGCACGACATCGCCAAGGGGCGGCCGGACGACCACTCCATGGCGGGCGCGCGCATCGCGCGCAAGCTCGGCCCGCGCTTCGGCCTGACCAGTGCGCAGACCGAGACCGTGGCCTGGCTGGTCGAGCACCATCTCGACATGTCGACGGTGGCGCAGAGCCGCGACCTCGGCGACCCCAAGACGATCGAGAGCTTCGCCGCGACCGTGCAGACCCTGGAGCGGCTGAAGCTGCTGCTGATCCTGACCGTGGCCGACATCAAGGCGGTCGGGCCCGGCGTCTGGAACGGCTGGAAGGGCCAGCTGCTGCGCACGCTCTACTACGAGACCGAACTCGTGCTTGCCGGCGGCCACTCCGTCGTCGAGCGCAAGGCGCGCGTCAGCATGAAACAGGACGGGCTGCGCCAGCGCCTCGCCGACTGGAGCGCGGAGGAGCGCGAGGCCTATCTGGCACGCCACTACCCGGCCTACTGGATCAAGGTCGATCCCGAGCAGCAGGAGAAGCATGCCCGCTTCCTGCGCAAGGCCGAGCTCGCCGGGCGCACCCCCGCGACCATCGTCGAGACCGACCAGTTCCGCGGCGTGACCGAACTCACCGTGCTGGCGCCCGACCATCCACGCCTGCTCGCCATCGTCACCGGCGCCTGCGCGGCGGCCGGCGGCAACATCGTCGATGCCCAGATCTTCACGACGAGCGACGGGCTCGTGCTCGACACGATCTCGGTCTCGCGCGCCTTCGACCGCGACGACGACGAGTTGCGCCGGGCCGAGCGGATCGCGGCCGCGATCGAGCGGGCGCTGAAGGGTGAGATCAAGATCGCCGACCTTGTGGCGCAGCGGCGCGCCCCGCCGCCGCGCGGCCAGACCTTCCAGGTCGAGCCCGAGGTCATCATCGACAACGTGCTCTCGGCGCGCCACACGGTGCTGGAGGTTTCGGGCCTCGACCGGCCGGGCCTGCTCTACGACCTCACCACCGCGATCGGAAAGCTCAACCTCAACATCGCCTCGGCGCATATCGCGACCTTCGGCGAAAAGGCCGTCGACGTGTTCTATGTCACCGACCTGACCCATGCGAAGATCGTCTCGACCGGGCGGCAGCTCACGATCCGCAAGGCGCTGCTCGAAGTGTTCAAGCTGGAGGCCGAAAAGGCCGCCCCGGCAAAGCCCAAGGTGCCAGCCCGCGCTTGA
- a CDS encoding aliphatic sulfonate ABC transporter substrate-binding protein, which translates to MTHITRRLAIAAFAAAAAFAAPAFAQAPKEIRIDYATYNPVSLVLKERGILEKALEAEGIKVRWVLSAGSNKALEFLNAGSIDFGSTAGAAALIGKINGNPIKSIYVYSRPEWTALVTGAKSEITKVSDLKGKRVAVTRGTDPHIFLVRALADAKLTEKDVKLVLLQHADGRLALERGDVDAWAGLDPLMAAAEVESGAKLFYRKAEDNTWGILNVREAFAKENPALVRKVIAAYEEARAYARANPAELKKVLVEYTKLSEPVIERQLTRTELTHSAIGKAQIDSITAAGIALTEAGVLPASTDVKAAVDSLIDRSFVATN; encoded by the coding sequence ATGACCCATATCACCCGCCGTCTTGCTATTGCCGCCTTCGCCGCCGCCGCAGCATTCGCCGCGCCGGCCTTCGCGCAGGCGCCGAAGGAAATCCGCATCGACTACGCCACCTACAATCCCGTCAGCCTCGTGCTGAAGGAGCGGGGCATCCTCGAGAAGGCGCTCGAGGCCGAAGGCATCAAGGTCCGCTGGGTTCTCTCCGCCGGCTCGAACAAGGCGCTCGAATTCCTCAACGCCGGCTCGATCGATTTCGGCTCGACCGCCGGCGCCGCCGCGCTGATCGGCAAGATCAACGGCAATCCGATCAAGTCGATCTATGTCTATTCTCGGCCGGAGTGGACGGCGCTCGTCACCGGCGCCAAGAGCGAGATCACCAAGGTCTCGGATCTCAAGGGCAAGCGAGTCGCCGTGACGCGCGGCACCGATCCGCACATCTTCCTCGTCCGCGCGCTGGCCGACGCCAAGCTGACCGAGAAGGACGTCAAGCTCGTCCTGCTCCAGCATGCCGATGGCCGGCTCGCCCTGGAGCGCGGCGACGTCGACGCCTGGGCCGGGCTCGACCCGCTGATGGCGGCCGCCGAGGTCGAGAGCGGCGCGAAGCTGTTCTACCGCAAGGCGGAGGACAACACCTGGGGCATCCTCAATGTCCGCGAGGCCTTCGCCAAGGAGAACCCGGCGCTGGTGCGCAAGGTGATCGCAGCCTACGAGGAAGCGCGCGCCTATGCCCGCGCCAACCCGGCCGAGCTGAAGAAGGTCCTGGTTGAGTACACCAAGCTCTCCGAGCCGGTGATCGAGCGCCAGCTGACCCGTACCGAGCTCACCCATTCCGCCATCGGCAAGGCGCAGATCGACAGCATTACCGCTGCCGGCATCGCGCTCACCGAGGCGGGCGTGCTGCCGGCCTCGACCGATGTGAAGGCGGCCGTGGATTCGCTGATTGACCGCAGCTTCGTCGCGACCAACTGA
- a CDS encoding ABC transporter permease codes for MSVLEVEAATDEAERRSAAPRRAYGLAIAGFGLPVVLAILWEWLVAAGIANGRLMPPPSVVGRTLWNLAASGELLTHAGATLWRVGAGFGLGALAGTVLGAVTGALPVARSLLDPTLQALRAIPSIAWVPLFILWLGIFEASKVALIAVGVFFPVYLGVAAAIQGIDRKIVEVGRVFRLSRLAMVRRVLLPAILPSWITALRSGLGLGFMFVVAAEIMGASEGLGYLLVDGQQLGRPDTIIAAIISFAVLGKLADGLLVAITRPFLVWQDTARDKL; via the coding sequence ATGAGCGTTCTGGAGGTCGAAGCCGCGACGGATGAGGCGGAACGGCGGTCTGCCGCGCCCCGCCGCGCCTACGGCCTCGCCATCGCAGGCTTCGGGCTGCCGGTCGTGCTCGCCATCCTGTGGGAATGGCTGGTTGCGGCGGGCATCGCGAACGGCCGGCTGATGCCGCCTCCCAGCGTCGTCGGCCGCACGCTCTGGAACCTCGCTGCATCGGGCGAGCTCCTGACCCATGCCGGCGCGACGCTCTGGCGGGTCGGGGCCGGCTTCGGCCTGGGGGCTCTCGCCGGGACGGTTCTCGGCGCGGTCACCGGCGCCCTGCCTGTCGCCCGCAGCCTGCTCGATCCGACCTTGCAGGCGCTGCGGGCGATCCCCTCGATCGCCTGGGTGCCGCTCTTCATCCTCTGGCTCGGCATCTTCGAGGCCTCCAAGGTCGCGCTGATCGCAGTCGGCGTCTTCTTCCCGGTCTATCTCGGCGTCGCCGCCGCGATCCAGGGCATCGATCGCAAGATCGTCGAGGTCGGCCGGGTCTTCCGGCTCTCGCGCCTTGCCATGGTCAGGCGCGTGCTGCTGCCGGCGATCCTTCCGAGCTGGATCACGGCGCTGCGCTCCGGGCTCGGCCTCGGCTTCATGTTCGTCGTCGCGGCCGAGATCATGGGGGCGAGCGAGGGGCTGGGATATCTGCTCGTGGACGGCCAGCAGCTCGGCCGCCCCGACACCATCATCGCAGCCATCATCAGTTTCGCCGTGCTCGGCAAGCTGGCGGACGGGCTGCTCGTCGCCATCACGCGGCCCTTCCTCGTTTGGCAGGATACGGCGCGCGACAAGCTCTGA
- a CDS encoding ABC transporter ATP-binding protein, giving the protein MLSFDQLSKTYADGTRALSAITLDVGRGEILALLGGSGCGKTTLLRLVAGLDRPSAGEIRLDGEVIAEPRADVGVIFQEPRLFPWLSVSENVGFGLSHLSAFEREGLVTNALVRVGLAGYEKRWPRELSGGQQQRVAIARALVTRPKLLLMDEPFSALDATTRASLHGHLLALWQESRPTVVMVTHDVEEAVTLADRIVVMQPKPGRIFDELDNPLARPRDRLSPAFEAAKREALRTLDRSLRNEVPHQERTAETAGMWW; this is encoded by the coding sequence GTGCTGAGCTTCGACCAGCTTTCAAAAACCTATGCCGACGGCACCCGCGCCTTGTCGGCGATCACGCTCGATGTCGGGCGCGGCGAGATTCTCGCTTTGCTCGGCGGCTCCGGCTGCGGCAAGACGACCCTGCTCCGGCTCGTCGCCGGGCTCGACCGCCCCAGCGCCGGCGAAATCCGGCTCGACGGCGAGGTCATCGCCGAGCCGCGCGCCGATGTCGGCGTCATCTTCCAGGAGCCGCGGCTCTTCCCCTGGCTCAGCGTCTCCGAGAATGTCGGCTTCGGCCTGTCGCATCTTTCCGCCTTCGAGCGGGAGGGGCTGGTGACCAATGCGCTGGTCCGCGTCGGCCTCGCCGGCTACGAGAAGCGCTGGCCGCGCGAACTCTCCGGCGGCCAGCAGCAGCGCGTCGCCATCGCGCGCGCCCTCGTCACCCGGCCGAAGCTCCTGCTGATGGACGAGCCCTTCTCGGCGCTCGACGCCACGACGCGGGCGAGCCTGCACGGCCATCTGCTGGCGCTCTGGCAGGAAAGCCGGCCGACCGTCGTCATGGTCACCCATGATGTCGAGGAAGCTGTGACGCTCGCCGACCGCATCGTGGTCATGCAGCCCAAGCCCGGCCGCATCTTCGACGAACTCGACAACCCGCTCGCCCGCCCGCGCGACCGGCTCTCGCCAGCGTTCGAGGCGGCTAAGCGCGAGGCGCTGCGCACGCTCGACCGCTCGCTGCGTAACGAGGTCCCGCATCAGGAAAGGACGGCGGAGACGGCCGGCATGTGGTGGTAG
- a CDS encoding OsmC family protein: protein MDVTALRALQAPLKDEYRTNPEAAIITLKAHGELDDQHIACKVETGRAIALAGLHPATGGSGAELCSGDMLLEALVACAGVTLKAVATALEIELKKGVVHAEGDLDFRGTLGVAKDAAVGFKAIRLSFDVETDAPQEKLDTLLKLTERYCVVFQTLNVKPELSAVLSRG from the coding sequence ATGGACGTCACCGCACTGCGTGCCCTGCAGGCTCCGCTCAAGGACGAGTACCGGACCAATCCCGAGGCCGCCATCATCACGCTGAAGGCGCATGGCGAGCTCGACGACCAGCACATCGCCTGCAAGGTCGAAACCGGCCGTGCCATCGCGCTCGCCGGCCTTCATCCTGCGACGGGCGGCTCGGGCGCCGAGCTCTGCTCCGGCGACATGCTGCTGGAGGCGCTGGTCGCCTGCGCCGGCGTGACGCTGAAGGCGGTCGCGACCGCCCTCGAGATCGAGCTGAAGAAGGGCGTCGTCCACGCCGAGGGCGATCTCGACTTCCGCGGCACGCTCGGCGTCGCCAAGGATGCGGCTGTCGGCTTCAAGGCGATCCGGCTCTCCTTCGATGTCGAGACCGATGCGCCGCAGGAGAAGCTCGACACGCTGCTGAAGCTCACCGAGCGCTATTGCGTCGTCTTCCAGACCCTGAACGTGAAGCCGGAGCTTTCCGCAGTGCTCAGCCGCGGGTGA
- a CDS encoding DNA recombination protein RmuC codes for MNEIAFTLLERPVTWAEAALGFAGLSLMLLLMVVLSAWRGGQSRAIEAAMAAERAREMDDKVAEMNRQQAELAGRMQSMAEILSTRQGDLARLVADRMDGLSHKVGQGLEQNVRQTTESLGKLQERLAVIDSAQKNLTDLTSEVVTLKDVLSNKQARGAYGQGRMEAIIRDGLPAAFFAFQPQLSNGKRPDCLVTLPGDGRGLVIDAKFPLESFTQLREARGEDAKKAAGQRVRSDVGVHVKDIAERYFLPGETQDVALLFVPSESIYADLHEYFDDVVQRAHRARIMIVSPSLLALAIQLMQSLVRDARMREEAQVIQTEVGKLLDDVRRLGERVDKLDTHFRQAQEDVGQIKTSAGKVTTRAERIGALDFDDEKSEPKLPFAKGLELKAAAE; via the coding sequence ATGAATGAGATCGCCTTCACCCTGCTCGAACGCCCGGTGACCTGGGCCGAAGCGGCGCTCGGCTTCGCCGGCCTGAGCCTCATGCTTCTGCTGATGGTGGTGCTGTCCGCCTGGCGTGGCGGCCAAAGCCGCGCGATCGAAGCCGCCATGGCGGCGGAACGGGCCCGCGAGATGGACGACAAGGTCGCCGAGATGAACCGCCAGCAGGCCGAGCTCGCCGGCCGCATGCAGTCCATGGCCGAGATCCTCTCGACCCGGCAGGGCGATCTCGCGCGGCTCGTCGCCGATCGTATGGACGGGCTGAGCCACAAGGTCGGCCAGGGCCTCGAGCAGAATGTCCGACAGACCACCGAGAGCCTCGGCAAGCTGCAGGAACGGCTGGCGGTGATCGACAGCGCCCAGAAGAACCTGACCGACCTCACCTCCGAGGTCGTGACGCTGAAGGACGTACTCTCCAACAAGCAGGCGCGCGGCGCTTATGGCCAGGGGCGGATGGAGGCGATCATCCGCGACGGACTGCCCGCCGCCTTCTTCGCCTTCCAGCCGCAGCTCTCGAACGGCAAGCGGCCGGACTGCTTGGTGACGTTGCCCGGAGACGGGCGTGGGCTGGTCATTGACGCGAAATTCCCGCTGGAGAGCTTCACGCAATTGCGCGAGGCGCGCGGCGAGGATGCGAAGAAGGCCGCCGGCCAGCGCGTGCGAAGCGATGTCGGCGTGCATGTGAAGGACATCGCCGAACGCTATTTCCTGCCCGGCGAGACGCAGGATGTCGCGCTGCTCTTCGTGCCGTCCGAGTCGATCTATGCCGATCTGCACGAGTATTTCGACGATGTCGTGCAGCGGGCGCACCGGGCGCGGATCATGATCGTCTCGCCCTCGCTGCTGGCGCTGGCGATCCAGCTCATGCAGTCGCTGGTGCGCGATGCGCGCATGCGCGAGGAGGCGCAGGTCATCCAGACCGAGGTCGGCAAGCTGCTCGACGATGTGCGACGGCTGGGCGAGCGCGTCGACAAGCTCGACACGCATTTCCGCCAGGCGCAGGAGGATGTCGGCCAGATCAAGACCTCGGCCGGCAAGGTCACGACCCGCGCCGAGAGGATCGGCGCGCTCGACTTCGACGACGAGAAGAGCGAACCGAAGCTGCCCTTCGCCAAGGGGCTGGAGCTGAAGGCCGCGGCGGAGTGA
- the def gene encoding peptide deformylase produces MAIRPLVILPDAQLRLVSKPVAAVTPDIRALVEDMFETMYDAPGIGLAAIQIGEPLRIVTIDLAKREPKEGEEPEPKKPQVFINPEVTWSSDEFNAYEEGCLSIPEYYEEVERPAQVKVRFMDLDGKVQEIKADGLLATCLQHEIDHLNGVLFIDHLSRLKRERVTKKFAKAAKRERAA; encoded by the coding sequence ATGGCCATTCGCCCGCTCGTCATCCTGCCCGACGCCCAGCTCCGTCTCGTCTCGAAGCCGGTCGCAGCCGTCACGCCCGATATCCGGGCGCTGGTCGAGGATATGTTCGAGACCATGTACGACGCGCCTGGCATCGGGCTTGCGGCGATCCAGATCGGCGAGCCGCTGCGCATCGTGACGATCGACCTGGCGAAGCGCGAGCCGAAGGAAGGCGAGGAGCCGGAGCCGAAGAAGCCGCAGGTCTTCATCAATCCGGAGGTCACCTGGTCCTCGGACGAGTTCAATGCCTATGAGGAAGGGTGCCTCTCGATCCCCGAATATTACGAGGAGGTCGAGCGCCCGGCGCAGGTGAAGGTCCGCTTCATGGATCTCGACGGCAAGGTGCAGGAGATCAAGGCCGACGGGCTGCTCGCCACCTGCCTGCAGCACGAGATCGACCATCTCAACGGCGTGCTGTTCATCGACCATCTCTCGCGGCTGAAGCGCGAGCGCGTGACCAAGAAATTCGCCAAGGCCGCCAAGCGCGAGCGGGCGGCGTAA